A part of Peromyscus maniculatus bairdii isolate BWxNUB_F1_BW_parent chromosome 10, HU_Pman_BW_mat_3.1, whole genome shotgun sequence genomic DNA contains:
- the Tmed4 gene encoding transmembrane emp24 domain-containing protein 4, with amino-acid sequence MAGVGVERLQAMVRFALLVLTVCAAGAHGLYFHIGETEKRCFIEEIPDETMVIGNYRTQMWDKQKEVFLPSTPGLGMHVEVKDPDSKVVLSRQYGSEGRFTFTSHTPGDHQICLHSNSTRMALFAGGKLRVHLDIQVGEHANNYPEIAAKDKLTELQLRARQLLDQVEQIQKEQDYQRYREERFRLTSESTNQRVLWWSIAQTVILILTGIWQMRHLKSFFEAKKLV; translated from the exons ATGGCAGGTGTCGGGGTCGAGCGTCTACAGGCGATGGTGCGATTTGCGCTGCTGGTGCTTACTGTGTGTGCTGCGGGTGCCCATGGGCTCTATTTCCACATCGGCGAGACTGAGAAACGTTGCTTCATCGAGGAAATACCCGACGAGACCATGGTCATCG GCAACTATCGAACCCAGATGTGGGACAAGCAGAAGGAGGTCttcctgccctccacccctgGCTTGGGCATGCATGTCGAAGTGAAGGACCCGGACAGCAAG GTGGTACTGTCCCGGCAATATGGCTCCGAGGGCCGCTTCACGTTCACTTCCCACACACCCGGTGACCATCAGATTTGTTTGCACTCCAACTCCACCAGGATGGCTCTCTTCGCTGGAGGCAAACTG CGTGTCCACCTGGACATCCAGGTTGGGGAGCATGCCAACAACTACCCTGAGATTGCTGCTAAGGATAAGCTGACAGAGCTGCAGCTTCGAGCTCGCCAGTTGCTTGATCAGGTGGAACAGATCCAGAAGGAGCAGGATTATCAGAGG TATCGTGAAGAACGCTTCCGTCTGACCAGTGAGAGCACCAACCAGAGGGTCCTGTGGTGGTCAATCGCCCAGACTGTCATCCTTATCCTCACCGGAATCTGGCAGATGCGTCACCTCAAGAGCTTTTTTGAGGCCAAGAAGCTGGTGTAG